The following coding sequences lie in one Spinacia oleracea cultivar Varoflay chromosome 1, BTI_SOV_V1, whole genome shotgun sequence genomic window:
- the LOC110797549 gene encoding phosphoinositide phospholipase C 6, which produces MENYMICGCFARKFEKAELQPPSDIKQLFDKYAECGPHMTAEHLQKFIVEVQGDPNATVAEAERIIEDIKSRRKHPHMPLFSTTARKTSNLDEFFSYLFSIDLNPPINPKVHQDMTAPLSHYFIYTGHNSYLTGNQLSSDCSDVPIIQALKKGVRVIELDLWPTANKQDVHVLHGKTLTTPVELMKCLKSIKEYAFCASPYPVILTLEDHLNPTLQAKVAQMITEVYGDMIFYPESEILNYFPSPEELKYKVIISTKPPKEYLAGENGIKNEGSGSQKEQLPREEQLSIEDNKTNGDKVDDGSVDKEVCNGDEASSPERPVEYKKMISIPGVKRGELKESLKIDPNKVSRLSWSEQLLAKAATSHESDIIRYTQKNILRIFPKVTRIDSSNYEPILGWMHGAQMVAFNMQGHGKPLWLMHGMFRANGNCGYIKKPDYLLNSGPDNQNSDPKADLTIKTTLKVKVYIGDGWREDFRQTHFDTFSPPDFYVKVGIAGVPADKLMKKTKVIEDHWRPSWNEEFSFPLTIPELALLRVEVHEYDKTEKDDFAGQTCLPVRELLPGIHAVPLYDFKGEKYASVKLLMQFIFA; this is translated from the exons ATGGAGAATTACATGATTTGTGGATGCTTTGCAAGAAAATTCGAAAAGGCCGAGCTACAGCCACCGTCAGACATCAAACAACTTTTCGACAAATACGCCGAATGTGGTCCCCACATGACGGCGGAACACCTCCAGAAGTTCATCGTCGAAGTGCAAGGTGATCCTAACGCGACGGTTGCCGAGGCGGAGAGGATTATAGAGGATATCAAGTCAAGAAGAAAGCATCCTCACATGCCTTTGTTTAGTACTACTGCTAGAAAGACTTCTAATCTCGATGAGTTTTTCTCTTACCTCTTCTCCATCGATCTTAATCCGCCCATAAATCCTAAG GTTCATCAAGACATGACAGCCCCGTTATCCCATTATTTCATATACACCGGTCACAATTCATACCTGACCGGAAATCAACTCAGTAGCGATTGCAGCGATGTTCCGATCATCCAAGCATTGAAGAAAGGTGTTCGAGTTATAGAGCTTGATCTTTGGCCAACTGCGAACAAACAAGATGTTCATGTTTTGCATGGAAA GACTCTTACAACTCCAGTAGAGCTAATGAAATGCCTTAAATCCATCAAAGAATACGCCTTTTGCGCGTCTCCTTATCCTGTGATTTTGACTCTTGAAGATCACCTCAATCCAACTCTACAAGCCAAAGTCGCTCAA ATGATCACAGAAGTTTACGGGgatatgatcttctaccccgAATCGGAGATTTTGAACTACTTTCCTTCACCGGAAGAATTGAAGTATAAGGTCATCATCTCAACAAAGCCACCCAAGGAGTATCTTGCAGGTGAAAATGGGATTAAAAATGAAGGTAGTGGATCACAAAAGGAGCAACTTCCTAGAGAAGAACAACTATCAATAGAGGATAATAAG aCTAATGGTGACAAAGTTGATGATGGAAGTGTTGATAAAGAAGTATGCAATGGTGATGAGGCGTCTTCACCCGAAAGACCGGTGGAGTATAAGAAAATGATATCGATTCCGGGTGTGAAAAGGGGTGAATTGAAGGAGTCACTTAAGATAGATCCTAATAAGGTCAGCCGTCTTAGTTGGAGTGAACAACTTCTTGCTAAGGCAGCCACTTCTCATGAAAGTGATATTATAAG GTATACCCAGAAAAATATCCTGAGGATATTTCCAAAGGTTACGCGGATCGACTCTTCCAACTACGAGCCTATTCTTGGTTGGATGCATGGAGCTCAAATGGTTGCTTTTAACATGCAG GGTCATGGGAAACCACTTTGGTTGATGCATGGGATGTTTAGAGCCAATGGAAACTGTGGTTACATTAAAAAGCCTGATTATCTCTTGAATTCGGGTCCTGATAACCAGAATTCTGATCCAAAAGCAGATTTAACAATCAAGACAACATTAAAG GTGAAAGTGTACATTGGGGATGGATGGCGCGAAGATTTCAGACAAACTCATTTTGACACATTTTCTCCACCAGATTTCTATGTTAAG GTGGGGATAGCAGGAGTACCAGCAGACAAACTGATGAAGAAAACAAAGGTGATAGAGGATCACTGGAGACCTTCTTGGAACGAAGAATTCAGCTTCCCGTTAACAATCCCTGAATTAGCTTTGCTGAGGGTTGAAGTTCATGAATATGACAAAACTGAGAAGGATGATTTTGCTGGACAAACTTGCTTACCTGTCCGTGAACTTCTACCAGGAATTCATGCAGTCCCTCTTTATGATTTTAAAGGAGAAAAATATGCTTCGGTTAAGCTTCTTATGCAGTTTATATTCGCCTAA
- the LOC110797550 gene encoding phosphoinositide phospholipase C 2 isoform X1 has product MEEIKRFLTLKGDQGRKSKQAYKFCFCFRRIFKLKMAEPPQDIVDLFNDYSDNGVMTVENLHKFLTEFQGENHTIESAQDLFNRIKHLPVFLRRGLNLDAFFLYLLGEQNPPLDPPMVHHNMNKPLAHYFMYTGHNSYLTGNQLSSASSIEPIIKALKSGVKVIELDLWPSKRNKNDIVVCHGGTMTSPVELNKCLEAIKENAFDVSEYPVIITFEDHLDHLLQAKVAQMVSDIFGEMLYPGVEFVEFPSPEELKRRILISTKPPKESLDSFNEQENQEQKIKNSTDRSGAVLGNVSGYRNYDEVDIPIKQDNEEAEEEAAAPEYKHLIAIHAHKLEHGLDNLLNDNNSRRVARLSMSEEKLKNSVKTHATDIVRFTQKNLLRVYPKGTRILSSNYNPLIGWTHGAQMVAFNMQGYEKNTWIMQGMFRANGGCGYVKKPDFLLSNKAFDPSIKRPVKKTLKVTLYMGDGWHLEFRRTHFDPFSPPDFFTKVEICGVPADIKKEQTVPIEDQWVPMWNKKFEFPLTAPDIALLRIEVCEFDLDRRHGFGGQTCLPVSELKSGIRAVPLFGKKGEKFEHVKLLMRFQLLPGVY; this is encoded by the exons ATGGAAGAAATAAAACGATTTCTTACATTAAAAGGTGACCAGGGAAGAAAATCTAAGCAGGCATATAAGttctgtttctgtttccggcgtATTTTCAAGCTGAAAATGGCAGAGCCTCCGCAAGATATAGTGGATTTGTTCAATGATTACTCTGACAATGGTGTGATGACAGTTGAAAATCTGCACAAGTTTTTGACAGAATTTCAAGGTGAAAATCATACCATTGAGAGTGCTCAAGATTTATTCAATCGTATTAAGCATCTTCCCGTCTTCCTCAGGAGAGGTCTAAACCTTGACGCCTTTTTCCTATATCTTCTCGGGGAACAGAATCCTCCTCTTGATCCTCCTATG GTGCACCATAACATGAATAAACCTCTGGCTCATTACTTCATGTACACTGGCCATAATTCCTACTTGACCGGTAATCAACTCAGCAGCGCAAGCAGCATTGAGCCGATCATTAAGGCCTTAAAAAGCGGTGTCAAGGTCATCGAGCTAGATTTGTGGCCTAGCAAGAGAAACAAAAATGATATTGTAGTTTGTCATGGAGG GACTATGACTTCTCCAGTGGAACTCAACAAATGTTTGGAAGCAATCAAGGAAAATGCTTTCGATGTATCGGAGTACCCTGTCATCATTACTTTTGAAGATCACTTGGATCATTTGCTTCAAGCTAAAGTTGCC CAGATGGTCAGTGATATATTTGGAGAAATGTTGTATCCTGGAGTGGAATTTGTTGAATTCCCTTCACCTGAAGAGTTGAAAAGAAGGATTCTGATATCAACTAAGCCACCAAAAGAATCACTTGATAGTTTCAACGAACAAGAAAACCAGGAACAGAAGATTAAGAATTCAACTGATAGATCAGGAGCAGTATTGGGAAATGTCAGTGGATACAGGAATTATGATGAAGTTGATATACCTATTAAG CAGGACAATGAGGAAGCCGAGGAGGAGGCTGCGGCTCCTGAGTATAAGCACTTGATTGCAATTCATGCTCACAAATTGGAACATGGTCTGGATAACTTGCTGAATGACAACAATTCTAGGAGAGTTGCTCGGTTGAGTATGAGCGAGGAGAAGCTGAAAAACTCTGTAAAAACTCATGCAACTGATATTGTCAG GTTTACTCAGAAGAACCTACTGAGGGTATATCCGAAGGGAACACGCATTTTGTCTTCAAATTACAATCCTCTAATTGGTTGGACACACGGGGCTCAAATGGTAGCATTCAACATGCAG GGTTACGAGAAAAACACTTGGATCATGCAAGGGATGTTTAGAGCCAATGGTGGTTGTGGTTATGTTAAAAAGCCAGATTTCTTGTTAAGTAATAAGGCCTTTGATCCCAGTATAAAAAGACCAGTCAAGAAAACTTTGAAG GTAACACTTTATATGGGGGATGGATGGCATTTGGAATTTCGCCGAACACATTTTGATCCATTTTCTCCACCAGATTTCTTTACCAAG GTTGAAATCTGCGGAGTTCCAGCAGACATAAAGAAGGAGCAAACAGTGCCTATTGAGGATCAGTGGGTGCCAATGTGGAACAAGAAGTTTGAGTTCCCCTTGACAGCACCTGATATTGCTCTCCTAAGAATTGAAGTTTGTGAATTTGATTTAGACAGAAGGCATGGCTTTGGAGGCCAGACTTGCTTGCCAGTCTCCGAGCTAAAGAGTGGCATCCGAGCTGTTCCATTGTTTGGTAAAAAAGGAGAGAAATTTGAGCATGTCAAACTTCTGATGCGATTTCAGTTGTTACCAGGAGTTTACTGA
- the LOC110797550 gene encoding phosphoinositide phospholipase C 2 isoform X2 — MEEIKRFLTLKGDQGRKSKQAYKFCFCFRRIFKLKMAEPPQDIVDLFNDYSDNGVMTVENLHKFLTEFQGENHTIESAQDLFNRIKHLPVFLRRGLNLDAFFLYLLGEQNPPLDPPMVHHNMNKPLAHYFMYTGHNSYLTGNQLSSASSIEPIIKALKSGVKVIELDLWPSKRNKNDIVVCHGGTMTSPVELNKCLEAIKENAFDVSEYPVIITFEDHLDHLLQAKVAQMVSDIFGEMLYPGVEFVEFPSPEELKRRILISTKPPKESLDSFNEQENQEQKIKNSTDRSGAVLGNVSGYRNYDEVDIPIKDNEEAEEEAAAPEYKHLIAIHAHKLEHGLDNLLNDNNSRRVARLSMSEEKLKNSVKTHATDIVRFTQKNLLRVYPKGTRILSSNYNPLIGWTHGAQMVAFNMQGYEKNTWIMQGMFRANGGCGYVKKPDFLLSNKAFDPSIKRPVKKTLKVTLYMGDGWHLEFRRTHFDPFSPPDFFTKVEICGVPADIKKEQTVPIEDQWVPMWNKKFEFPLTAPDIALLRIEVCEFDLDRRHGFGGQTCLPVSELKSGIRAVPLFGKKGEKFEHVKLLMRFQLLPGVY; from the exons ATGGAAGAAATAAAACGATTTCTTACATTAAAAGGTGACCAGGGAAGAAAATCTAAGCAGGCATATAAGttctgtttctgtttccggcgtATTTTCAAGCTGAAAATGGCAGAGCCTCCGCAAGATATAGTGGATTTGTTCAATGATTACTCTGACAATGGTGTGATGACAGTTGAAAATCTGCACAAGTTTTTGACAGAATTTCAAGGTGAAAATCATACCATTGAGAGTGCTCAAGATTTATTCAATCGTATTAAGCATCTTCCCGTCTTCCTCAGGAGAGGTCTAAACCTTGACGCCTTTTTCCTATATCTTCTCGGGGAACAGAATCCTCCTCTTGATCCTCCTATG GTGCACCATAACATGAATAAACCTCTGGCTCATTACTTCATGTACACTGGCCATAATTCCTACTTGACCGGTAATCAACTCAGCAGCGCAAGCAGCATTGAGCCGATCATTAAGGCCTTAAAAAGCGGTGTCAAGGTCATCGAGCTAGATTTGTGGCCTAGCAAGAGAAACAAAAATGATATTGTAGTTTGTCATGGAGG GACTATGACTTCTCCAGTGGAACTCAACAAATGTTTGGAAGCAATCAAGGAAAATGCTTTCGATGTATCGGAGTACCCTGTCATCATTACTTTTGAAGATCACTTGGATCATTTGCTTCAAGCTAAAGTTGCC CAGATGGTCAGTGATATATTTGGAGAAATGTTGTATCCTGGAGTGGAATTTGTTGAATTCCCTTCACCTGAAGAGTTGAAAAGAAGGATTCTGATATCAACTAAGCCACCAAAAGAATCACTTGATAGTTTCAACGAACAAGAAAACCAGGAACAGAAGATTAAGAATTCAACTGATAGATCAGGAGCAGTATTGGGAAATGTCAGTGGATACAGGAATTATGATGAAGTTGATATACCTATTAAG GACAATGAGGAAGCCGAGGAGGAGGCTGCGGCTCCTGAGTATAAGCACTTGATTGCAATTCATGCTCACAAATTGGAACATGGTCTGGATAACTTGCTGAATGACAACAATTCTAGGAGAGTTGCTCGGTTGAGTATGAGCGAGGAGAAGCTGAAAAACTCTGTAAAAACTCATGCAACTGATATTGTCAG GTTTACTCAGAAGAACCTACTGAGGGTATATCCGAAGGGAACACGCATTTTGTCTTCAAATTACAATCCTCTAATTGGTTGGACACACGGGGCTCAAATGGTAGCATTCAACATGCAG GGTTACGAGAAAAACACTTGGATCATGCAAGGGATGTTTAGAGCCAATGGTGGTTGTGGTTATGTTAAAAAGCCAGATTTCTTGTTAAGTAATAAGGCCTTTGATCCCAGTATAAAAAGACCAGTCAAGAAAACTTTGAAG GTAACACTTTATATGGGGGATGGATGGCATTTGGAATTTCGCCGAACACATTTTGATCCATTTTCTCCACCAGATTTCTTTACCAAG GTTGAAATCTGCGGAGTTCCAGCAGACATAAAGAAGGAGCAAACAGTGCCTATTGAGGATCAGTGGGTGCCAATGTGGAACAAGAAGTTTGAGTTCCCCTTGACAGCACCTGATATTGCTCTCCTAAGAATTGAAGTTTGTGAATTTGATTTAGACAGAAGGCATGGCTTTGGAGGCCAGACTTGCTTGCCAGTCTCCGAGCTAAAGAGTGGCATCCGAGCTGTTCCATTGTTTGGTAAAAAAGGAGAGAAATTTGAGCATGTCAAACTTCTGATGCGATTTCAGTTGTTACCAGGAGTTTACTGA
- the LOC110797551 gene encoding phosphoinositide phospholipase C 2, with product MTKQAYEFCFCYRRMFKLRMAEPPEDIVSLFNEYSDNGVMTVERLHKFLVEFQGEDKATLEYAQAIFNSLKHHHVFHRRGLHLDAFFRYLFGDLNPPLAPVGVHHDMKAPLAHYFLYTGHNSYLTGNQLSSASSIDPIIKALRSGVRVIELDLWPNSKKNDVEVYHGGTMTSPVELIKCLEAIKENAFYASDYPVIITFEDHLDSFLQAKVAQMVNTTFGNILFPGTDFIEFPSPESLKRKILISTKPPKESGDNIREEETNEQKVKDFTDISALTLGDKSESRNMIKDDEQIQENGMEEEEEEEEAVIPEYKKLISIHAVKQKGGLESLLKGDSKRVARLSLKEQKLETAVRTRATDIIRFTQKNLLRVYPKGTRILSSNYDPFIGWTHGAQMVAFNMQGYGRYLWMMQGMFRANGGCGYLKKPDFLLKNGPNNEVFDPSIKGKVKKTLKIKLYMGDGWHLEFHHTHFNQYSPPDFFTKLQILGVPVDRRKVKTVPIEDQWVPLWNEEFEFQLTVPELALLRIEVRDYNMSRRHDFGGQTCLPISELQGGIRAIPLYNKKGEKYKYVKLLMCIQLIGK from the exons ATGACTAAACAGGCATATGAGTTCTGTTTCTGTTACCGGCGCATGTTCAAGCTGAGAATGGCGGAGCCACCAGAGGATATTGTGAGCTTGTTCAACGAGTACTCTGACAACGGAGTGATGACTGTCGAAAGACTGCACAAATTTTTGGTAGAATTTCAAGGCGAAGATAAGGCTACACTTGAATATGCTCAAGCTATTTTCAACAGTCTCAAACATCACCATGTCTTCCACAGGAGGGGCCTTCACCTTGACGCCTTCTTCAGATATCTATTTGGGGACCTAAATCCTCCTCTTGCACCTGTTGGG GTGCACCATGACATGAAAGCCCCTTTGGCTCACTATTTCCTGTACACAGGCCACAATTCTTACTTGACAGGGAATCAGCTCAGCAGTGCAAGTAGTATTGATCCGATCATTAAAGCCTTAAGAAGCGGTGTCAGGGTCATTGAGCTAGATTTGTGGCCTAATTCGAAAAAGAATGATGTGGAAGTTTACCATGGAGG GACAATGACTTCTCCAGTTGAACTTATCAAGTGTCTGGAAGCAATCAAGGAAAATGCATTTTATGCTTCAGACTACCCTGTCATTATTACATTTGAAGATCACTTAGACTCTTTTCTTCAGGCTAAAGTCGCC CAGATGGTCAATACAACATTTGGAAATATACTCTTTCCAGGCACAGATTTTATAGAATTCCCTTCACCGGAATCTTTGAAAAGAAAGATTCTGATATCGACCAAACCACCAAAAGAATCTGGTGACAATATCAGGGAAGAAGAAACAAATGAACAAAAGGTTAAGGATTTTACCGACATTTCAGCACTTACATTAGGAGATAAAAGTGAATCCAGAAACATGATCAAAGACGATGAACAAATTCAG GAAAATGGGatggaagaagaagaggaagaggaggaAGCAGTAATTCCTGAATATAAGAAGCTGATTTCAATTCATGCTGTGAAGCAGAAAGGTGGTCTGGAAAGCTTACTCAAAGGTGATTCCAAGAGGGTTGCACGTTTGAGTCTGAAAGAGCAGAAGCTGGAAACTGCAGTAAGGACTCGTGCAACTGATATCATCAG ATTTACCCAGAAGAATCTTCTAAGAGTATATCCAAAAGGTACGCGGATATTATCCTCAAACTACGATCCTTTCATTGGCTGGACACACGGAGCTCAAATGGTTGCATTCAATATGCAG GGATACGGAAGGTACCTATGGATGATGCAAGGAATGTTTAGAGCAAATGGTGGTTGTGGCTATCTGAAAAAGCCAGATTTCCTTTTGAAAAATGGTCCAAATAATGAGGTTTTTGATCCCAGCATAAAAGGGAAAGTCAAGAAAACTTTAAAG ATAAAGTTATACATGGGGGATGGATGGCATTTGGAATTCCACCACACACATTTTAACCAATATTCGCCGCCAGATTTCTTCACTAAG CTTCAAATATTGGGAGTACCAGTCGATAGGAGGAAGGTGAAGACGGTGCCTATAGAAGATCAGTGGGTCCCCCTATGGAACGAGGAGTTTGAGTTCCAATTAACGGTTCCTGAACTAGCCCTCTTAAGAATTGAAGTTCGTGATTATAACATGAGCAGAAGGCATGACTTTGGTGGGCAGACTTGCTTGCCTATCTCAGAGCTTCAGGGTGGCATCCGAGCAATTCCATTGTATAACAAGAAGGGGGAGAAATACAAGTATGTAAAACTTCTTATGTGTATTCAGTTAATAGGAAAGTAG
- the LOC110797552 gene encoding putative serine/threonine-protein kinase-like protein CCR3, whose amino-acid sequence MKKKASCFSPLERCQFFLVLLTLFFFITMVSGFGSSSTIAASHGSNTVCGILAGKYQGIQCFQQGKTFSVLPNISYEAISGGQDFFCGLSSGGFDLFCWDTIFPSFNFHGKRIYHNTRFPLTDLTVGDDQVCAVQARTGNIRCWEREARLGLLTPTLPRVEETAFLALTSGKGFSCGIVKDERNVLCWGESGIGDFIEREFGNMSMLSLVAGKSHVCGIAFSGLLICKGINDSGQLNVPLERPFHFSELALGRTYSCALQRSNGSLICWGNRGNINTSVITTDQKVQNLSFQSIISGVDYICGLRTDDFTVICWGPGLSGKLNTSVSLPSMVPGRCVRESCQLCGVLPDSESLCSGDTVICRSCVIELPLPLKPKIKLEAGNVPEPIPSPTAISPSSYPISSPPSKKETLRPLWAYEVFGFVGILSGMFAFAYFIYLKRPGSSKDGKKVLDVARDKQHDSVGSSNTGDSAFIASNASSAPQSRSSSITQLSSMTLGRARSWDYSSKHVEKSEVFTLFELAAATKNFSLENRIGRGSFGTVYKGKLSNIGCEVAIKREEICTRKERGNAFESELVLLTRVHHKHLVSLVGFCEEQNERLLVYEYMSNGALHDHLHTKNTHKSNGSVNSWKIRINIALDAARGIEYLHNYAVPPIIHRDIKSSNILLDANWVGRVSDFGLSLKGPENQEGSMSIKPVGTVGYIDPEYYVLKVLTTKSDVYGFGVVLLELLTGKKAVFKEGEKSGPTGVVEYAGPFIVSGEVWKVLDKRVEIPVMNESEAVELLAYTAMMCVNLEGKERPTMSDVVSNLERALTLCKGSSGTFSPPNFYSFS is encoded by the coding sequence ATGAAGAAGAAAGCCAGCTGTTTTTCTCCTCTTGAAAGATGTCAGTTCTTTCTTGTTCTCTTAactctctttttctttataacCATGGTCAGCGGCTTTGGCTCCTCTTCGACTATTGCTGCCAGCCATGGTTCTAACACCGTGTGTGGCATTCTTGCGGGAAAATATCAGGGTATCCAATGTTTTCAACAGggtaaaacattttcagttcTGCCAAACATCTCTTACGAAGCCATTTCTGGCGGGCAGGACTTCTTCTGTGGACTGAGTTCTGGTGGTTTCGATCTCTTCTGCTGGGACACGATATTTCCCAGTTTCAATTTCCATGGCAAGAGAATTTACCATAATACTCGTTTCCCGTTGACTGATCTAACAGTTGGAGATGATCAAGTTTGTGCAGTGCAGGCCAGAACAGGAAACATCCGATGTTGGGAAAGGGAAGCAAGACTCGGTCTACTCACCCCAACTTTACCTCGTGTGGAAGAAACTGCTTTCCTTGCCCTCACATCAGGTAAAGGGTTTTCGTGCGGGATAGTTAAGGATGAGAGGAATGTCTTGTGTTGGGGTGAAAGTGGGATAGGAGACTTTATTGAGAGAGAGTTTGGTAATATGTCAATGCTGAGTTTAGTTGCTGGGAAATCTCATGTTTGTGGGATTGCTTTTTCTGGGTTATTAATATGTAAAGGAATCAATGATTCAGGCCAACTTAATGTCCCTTTAGAAAGACCTTTCCATTTTTCAGAGCTTGCTCTTGGTAGGACCTACTCCTGTGCCTTGCAAAGGAGCAATGGCTCGCTCATCTGCTGGGGCAATAGAGGAAATATTAATACATCAGTTATCACCACCGATCAAAAAGTTCAGAATCTCTCATTTCAGTCAATCATTTCTGGTGTAGATTATATCTGTGGTCTGAGAACTGACGATTTTACTGTGATTTGCTGGGGTCCTGGTTTGTCTGGTAAGCTTAATACTTCAGTTTCACTGCCAAGTATGGTACCTGGTAGATGTGTCCGTGAATCTTGTCAACTTTGTGGTGTGCTTCCGGATTCAGAGTCACTCTGTAGTGGTGATACAGTTATTTGCAGATCATGTGTAATTGAGCTTCCACTTCCATTAAAGCCTAAAATAAAACTAGAGGCAGGAAATGTTCCTGAGCCTATACCATCACCAACGGCAATTTCACCATCATCATATCCAATTTCATCACCACCATCGAAGAAGGAAACACTCCGGCCTCTCTGGGCGTATGAGGTATTTGGGTTTGTTGGTATCCTTTCTGGAATGTTTGCCTTTGCTTACTTCATATACCTTAAAAGACCAGGTTCCTCAAAAGACGGGAAGAAGGTTCTGGATGTTGCGAGGGATAAACAGCATGATTCTGTTGGTAGTAGCAATACTGGTGATTCAGCTTTTATAGCAAGTAATGCTTCAAGTGCACCTCAGTCAAGATCATCGTCGATCACACAGCTTAGTTCTATGACCTTGGGGCGTGCTAGGAGTTGGGACTATTCTTCAAAACACGTGGAGAAATCAGAGGTGTTCACCCTATTTGAGCTTGCTGCTGCTACAAAGAATTTCTCCTTAGAGAACAGGATTGGGAGAGGGAGTTTCGGAACCGTGTATAAAGGAAAACTCTCTAATATTGGTTGTGAAGTTGCCATTAAGAGGGAAGAAATCTGCACAAGAAAGGAAAGAGGAAATGCTTTTGAGTCAGAATTGGTGCTCTTAACTCGGGTTCACCACAAGCACTTGGTGAGTTTAGTTGGGTTTTGTGAAGAACAGAACGAGAGGCTTTTGGTTTACGAGTATATGAGTAATGGAGCGCTACATGATCATTTGCATACCAAGAACACTCATAAAAGTAACGGATCCGTGAACTCCTGGAAGATTAGGATTAATATTGCTTTAGATGCTGCAAGAGGGATTGAGTACCTTCATAACTACGCAGTCCCACCCATTATTCACCGGGATATTAAAAGCTCAAACATCCTTCTCGATGCAAATTGGGTCGGTAGAGTCTCTGACTTTGGTTTGTCATTAAAGGGTCCGGAGAATCAGGAAGGGAGCATGTCAATAAAACCAGTTGGGACAGTTGGGTATATCGATCCTGAGTACTATGTTTTAAAGGTTTTGACAACCAAGAGTGATGTGTATGGTTTCGGGGTGGTTTTGTTGGAACTTTTGACAGGAAAGAAGGCGGTATTCAAGGAGGGTGAGAAAAGTGGGCCCACCGGGGTGGTAGAGTACGCAGGTCCTTTCATTGTATCCGGGGAAGTGTGGAAGGTGTTGGATAAACGGGTAGAGATTCCAGTGATGAATGAGTCTGAGGCTGTTGAGCTGCTGGCTTACACCGCGATGATGTGTGTTAACTTGGAAGGGAAAGAGAGACCAACAATGTCTGATGTAGTTTCCAATTTGGAGAGGGCTTTAACTCTTTGTAAAGGAAGCTCTGGTACCTTCTCTCCCCCCAACTTCTATTCTTTCAGTTGA
- the LOC110797553 gene encoding uncharacterized protein: MKLIRVAIRSLSDGFYHHHHQFHRSITARTLSTDLNHGQGNDENKDTNSSESNVVRRIFGGISEDNAFIQNLDSIEKARFGMGTGSTEFGGDYSTLLDGMEKKLNDAAKYFEFNPDEINQEDYTFRTDMNFKPGVTYNPEDLDLRKPGVWKPSKRPEFQVTTEEVLRQADFRNVRFLANFLTDAGILNKRSKTGISAKAQRKVAREIKTARAFGLLPFTTMGTKQFAFGRTMEDLDEDFRLEEEYDTRAADLVQDPVE, from the exons ATGAAGCTTATTCGGGTAGCAATACGATCTCTAAGTGATGGAttctatcatcatcatcatcaatttcaTCGGTCCATCACTGCCCGAACCCTTTCCACCGATTTAAATCAtg GTCAAGGGAATGATGAGAACAAGGATACCAATTCATCTGAGTCCAATGTTGTGCGTCGCATTTTTGGTGGGATCTCTGAGGATAATGCCTTCATTCAGAATCTTGACAGTATTGAGAAGGCTCGGTTTGGAATGGGGACGGGTTCTACTGAATTCGGAGGTGATTACAGTACGTTGCTTGATGGGATGGAGAAGAAACTGAATGATGCAGCTAAATACTTTGAATTCAATCCGGATGAGATTAACCAAGAAGATTATACCTTTAGAACAGACATGAATTTTAAGCCTGGTGTGACATATAACCCCGAG GATCTTGATCTTAGAAAACCAGGAGTTTGGAAACCTAGCAAACGGCCTGAGTTTCAAGTAACTACAGAGGAGGTTCTAAGGCAAGCAGATTTCCGG AATGTGAGATTCCTTGCGAACTTTTTGACTGATGCTGGAATACTCAACAAGAGGAGCAAG ACTGGAATTAGTGCGAAAGCCCAAAGGAAAGTTGCAAGGGAGATCAAGACAGCCCGTGCTTTTGGATTGTTGCCTTTCACAACAATGGGGACAAAACAATTTGCATTTGGGCGAACGATGGAGGATCTTGATGAGGATTTTCGGTTGGAAGAGGAGTATGACACCCGAGCTGCTGACTTGGTTCAGGATCCTGTTGAATGA